A stretch of Miscanthus floridulus cultivar M001 chromosome 13, ASM1932011v1, whole genome shotgun sequence DNA encodes these proteins:
- the LOC136501707 gene encoding dihydroneopterin aldolase 2-like: protein MLGPSMAEAAATTCCGGDKLILRGLQFHGFHGVLKEEQMLGQKFVVDIDAWMDLAAAGESDSIADTVSYTDIYGIAKDVVEGTPHNLLELVAHSIAKATLLKFPQISAVRVKVGKPHVAVQGVLDYLGVEIMRHRKKE from the exons ATGCTCGGCCCATccatggcggaggcggcggcgacgacgtgtTGCGGCGGCGACAAGCTCATCCTGCGCGGCCTGCAGTTCCACGGCTTCCACGGCGTCCTGAAGGAGGAGCAGATGCTGGGACAGAAGTTCGTCGTCGACATCGACGCCTGGATGgacctcgccgccgccggtgaGTCCGACAGCATCGCTGACACCGTCAGCTACACCGACATCTACGG CATTGCTAAGGATGTTGTGGAAGGCACGCCACACAACCTCTTGGAGTTGGTGGCTCACTCGATCGCAAAGGCCACACTGCTCAAGTTCCCTCAGATCTCCGCGGTCCGAGTGAAGGTTGGCAAGCCTCACGTCGCAGTGCAAGGCGTCCTGGACTACCTGGGCGTGGAGATAATGAGGCACAGAAAGAAAGAATGA